The Candidatus Dechloromonas phosphoritropha genome includes a region encoding these proteins:
- a CDS encoding sulfite exporter TauE/SafE family protein yields MTGILGSGHCLGMCGSLVCGYFIRARAAEDGRLNIAPYLAYHGARIGVYGVVGLIAAAIGAALVSTGQIGLAQGVLQIVAGLIVILLGLELLGLSPLKLTVGFAPARWLRRQFAGAAQKGAVRGASIAGLVNGLMPCSMTMAMAVKATTVPSVAEGGLLLLAFGAGTLPSMLLASFLFGKLGPRLRGAMQKGAGLFVIALGLATLWQGTTYFLVMHRLVG; encoded by the coding sequence ATGACTGGCATCCTGGGCAGCGGCCATTGCCTCGGCATGTGCGGCAGCCTCGTTTGCGGCTATTTCATCCGTGCCCGCGCGGCCGAAGACGGACGGCTCAACATCGCTCCTTATCTTGCCTACCACGGCGCGCGCATCGGTGTTTATGGCGTGGTCGGACTGATCGCCGCCGCAATCGGTGCGGCACTCGTCTCGACCGGGCAGATCGGGCTGGCGCAGGGTGTGCTGCAGATTGTGGCCGGGCTGATCGTCATCCTGCTCGGCCTCGAACTGCTCGGCTTATCGCCGCTCAAGCTGACCGTCGGGTTCGCTCCGGCACGCTGGCTGCGCCGCCAGTTCGCCGGAGCCGCGCAAAAAGGCGCGGTGCGCGGCGCCAGCATCGCCGGCCTGGTCAACGGCCTGATGCCGTGTTCAATGACGATGGCGATGGCGGTCAAGGCGACGACCGTGCCCAGCGTGGCAGAAGGCGGCCTGCTGCTACTCGCGTTCGGCGCCGGGACGCTGCCGTCGATGCTGCTCGCCAGTTTCCTGTTCGGCAAGCTCGGCCCCAGGCTGCGCGGCGCCATGCAGAAGGGTGCTGGCCTGTTCGTCATCGCACTGGGCCTGGCGACCTTGTGGCAGGGCACCACCTATTTCCTCGTAATGCACAGGCTGGTCGGCTGA
- a CDS encoding nitrous oxide reductase accessory protein NosL has product MKRRDMLKITLASGGLALTAQAKAAPACPGDGTPNQFIPKTPPDLNPLENEFGKYPKCPYCGMDRKEHNATRMLVHYSDNLADGTCSIHCLALSLGLNVDREPTEIWGPDFASSADPRPLVQVDKLTYLIGADLKHAMTKRSKHSFASAATAKEFQAKHGGTLAKFDDALRESYLDMATDVVMIRKIRVENRKRIAEGKAGR; this is encoded by the coding sequence ATGAAACGCCGCGACATGCTCAAGATTACACTCGCTTCGGGCGGGCTGGCACTGACCGCGCAAGCCAAGGCAGCACCGGCTTGCCCCGGAGACGGGACGCCGAACCAGTTCATTCCCAAGACACCGCCGGACCTGAACCCGCTGGAAAACGAATTCGGGAAATATCCGAAGTGCCCCTACTGCGGCATGGATCGCAAGGAACATAATGCCACTCGTATGCTGGTCCACTATTCGGACAACCTCGCTGACGGAACCTGCTCGATTCATTGCCTGGCGCTCAGCCTCGGTCTCAATGTCGACCGCGAGCCGACGGAAATCTGGGGTCCCGATTTCGCCAGCAGTGCCGATCCGCGCCCGCTGGTTCAGGTAGACAAGCTGACCTATCTGATCGGTGCCGACCTCAAGCACGCGATGACCAAGCGCAGCAAGCATTCTTTCGCCTCGGCAGCAACCGCCAAGGAATTTCAGGCCAAGCACGGCGGCACGCTGGCCAAGTTCGACGATGCGCTGCGTGAATCCTATCTCGACATGGCCACCGACGTGGTGATGATCCGCAAGATCCGCGTCGAAAACCGCAAAAGAATAGCTGAAGGGAAAGCCGGCCGATGA
- a CDS encoding nitrous oxide reductase accessory protein NosL has protein sequence MTFPGRFPWIVGLFWVLALTSGANGQTALSGIPKPAAGDLCPVCGMIVSKYPNWTATVLYKDGHAHHFDGAKDMFKYLHDLPKYAPGHRKEDIKAIAVTDFYNLGKVDARRAHFVIGSDVLGPMGHEFVPLASKMDADDFLKDHKGKRALAFDQVTVQLVDQVDSGRF, from the coding sequence ATGACGTTTCCTGGCCGCTTTCCCTGGATCGTCGGCCTGTTCTGGGTTCTGGCCCTCACCTCGGGTGCAAATGGCCAGACGGCGCTCTCGGGGATTCCCAAACCGGCTGCCGGGGATCTTTGCCCGGTCTGCGGCATGATCGTCTCGAAGTATCCGAACTGGACGGCGACGGTGCTTTACAAGGATGGGCATGCCCATCACTTCGACGGCGCCAAGGACATGTTCAAGTACCTGCATGACCTGCCGAAATACGCGCCGGGACACCGCAAGGAAGACATCAAGGCGATCGCCGTCACCGATTTCTACAACCTCGGCAAGGTTGATGCGCGGCGGGCCCATTTCGTCATCGGCTCCGATGTCCTCGGCCCCATGGGCCACGAATTCGTCCCGCTGGCAAGCAAGATGGACGCCGACGACTTTCTCAAGGACCACAAGGGCAAGCGGGCGCTCGCTTTCGATCAAGTGACCGTCCAGCTTGTCGATCAGGTCGACAGCGGCAGGTTCTAG